The DNA sequence AGTCCCGTTTTCGTCATTGCGAGGAGTTCCGCCAATGCGGGACGACGAAGCAATCCCGTATTTTCAAGGACTTATAAAAACGAGATTGCTTCGCTTTCGCTCGCAATGACTCTTCTGCCGACTTTTTACGAGATCATCAATGTTGAAATTTAAAAATTCAACGATGTTAATTATATTTTGTTGTTGTTTCTTAAAAAGACAATAATGGTATTTATCGGCGTTTATCTGCGAAAATCTGCGTCCGAATAAATTTATGTTCTGGAAAAAACACCCTAAAAAATTTTTTACCACGGCAGAGCAGGAGCGAATCATAGAGGAGATTCGCCAGGCTGAAAAACAAACCTCGGGGGAAATCCGGGTCCATTTGGTCCGCCGTTCTGGAAAAGATGTGCTCGAAAAAGCCAAAAAGGTTTTTAACCGGTTGGGACTGACCCAGACCAAGCATCGCAACGGTGTTCTTATCTATTTGGCCACGGACCACCGGAAGTTTGCCATCCTGGGCGATGAGGGAATCCACCGGCTGGTTCCCGAGAACTACTGGGAGGATGTTAAAGGAGAGATGCAAAAATATTTTCGGGAAGGCAAATTTTGCGAAGGACTCTGCCGGGGCATCCGGGAAGTAGGGGAGAAACTTAAAGCTTATTTCCCTATAGAAAAAGATGACAGCAACGAACTTCCCGATACGATCAGCGAGAGTGAATAAAATTGGGCTACGATCCCGTCGAGAGACACAGGAGAATTGAGACCCTCACAGTCCAGAAAAGGATTGGGGGGGATTTAAAGAAATATTATCGGTTCCGCCATGACCGCTGGTATGGAGGAATCATTACTGCCGATTGCGCAGGCTGTGGATTAACCTGCAAGTTTTGCTGGGTCCGCAGCGAAGCCCTGCTTGAAGGAAGAGAGGGTGGAGAATTACTCACCCCGGATGAAGTCACCGGGAAAATTCTGAAGCTCCTCAAAGAAAAAAAATCACCGCAGGTTCGGATCAGCGGGGGAGAGCCGACTATCGGGCGGGAACATCTTTTTAAAATTCTTAAAGAATTAAAAAAGATGCGAGTGCGCTTTATTTTAGAAACCAACGGTATCCTGATCGGAGAGGATGAAGCGTATGCCCAGGAACTGGCTTTGTATCCTTTTGTGCACGTGCGGGTTTCGTTGAAAGGATGCACGGAAGAAGAATTCGCCCGGTTGACCGGAGCAAACCCCGTAGGTTTCCAACTCCAACTTGCTGCTCTGAAGAATTTGCTGAAAGCGGGAGTGAGCACCCACCCCGCAATCATGCTCTCCTTCTCCGCAAAAGAAGCAGTGGACCAGCTTTACCATACGATTTGGAAGATCGATCCTAGGATGCACAGTGAAGTGGAAAGGGAGGAAGTCATCCTTTATCCCCATGTCTTAGAAAAGCTGAAGCGGGCAAACCTAAAATATTTTTCTGGCCATTTGCCAGAAAAATAATAGGCGAATTGTTGGGGGGAAGAAATATGGCGCACGTTAAAAGAAAAAAGGGCGTTATTGCTATCCTGACCGGCGGCGGGGATGTCCCTGGCCTCAACCCGGCGATTCGGGCAGTAACGATCAGGGCCATCCGCGAAGGATTTCAAGTGATCGGGATCCGCAACGGCTGGAAAGGTCTGGTATCCATGGTCCGCAATAAAAAGGTCCCTGCGGACGCACACTATCAGATTCTTTCCGAGGAAATTGTTAATAAGGTTGGCCGCACGGGAGGGACCTTTTTGCACACTTCCCGCACCCGGCCCAGTCACATTCCCAAAGAGGACGTTCCCGAGAATCTCGTGGGAAAATACCATGAGGAAATCAATGACCTTACGCCGGAAGTTTTGCAAAACCTTGACTTTCTGGGGATCGATTACCTGATCCCGATTGGCGGAGATGATACGCTAAGCTATGGCGTCCATCTTGCCAAGCAGGGAGTCAAAGTAATAGCCATTCCCAAAACGATGGATAATGACGTACCAGGTACGGATTATTGCATCGGCTTCAGCACCAGCATAACCCGGACCATCGAGATGACCCACAGTTTACGGACGACAGCCGGGTCTCATGAACGCATCCTGGTCATTGAGGTTTTCGGGCGGTATGCCGGGTTTACGGCCTTGCTCCCCACAATGGCGGGCGCGGCCAACCGGTGCGTGATCCCGGAATACAAGTTCAACATCGACCGCCTCACCGAACTGTTAGTGGCGGACCGATACACCAACCCGAGCCATTATTCGGTTGTTCTGGTCTCCGAGGGGGCAATGTTTGAAGGGGATGAAATGATCTTCGAAAAAGACGAAAAGGACATGTACGGCCATAAAAAATTGGGAGGAATCGGCGATGTGGTGTCGGATCGGATTAAAAAGCTTTCCTCCAAGTACAACAAAGGCAGGAGCATCAATGTAATCAACCAAAGGCTGGGGTATCTTGTCCGGTGCGGGAATCCGGATGCGATCGATTCTATCGCCCCTATGGCCTTTGGCAACCTGGCATTAAACCTGGTCTTGAGTCATTCTCATGGGCGGCTGGTTTCTCTGCGCAACGGCAGGTATGATAACGTGCCTATTGATGTGGTGACCAGCGGCAAGAAGGTTGTGGATGTGGATAAATATTACAACCGCGAGCGGCTGCGCCCGTATTATGAAAGTTTTGAGCAGAAACCGTTATTTATTATGACCAGCGATTATTGATGGTGAAGAAGTAGCTTTTTTCCATAGAGAAGGGCTGGAAAAACAAACTTATGAAATTTATCACGTAAAACTTTAAAATCGAATAGGAGAATATGATGAAGAATCACATCGGTTTTATTGGTTTAGGGAATATGGGGATGGGTATGGCCAAAAATATTTTACAAACCGGGTTTCCACTGGTGGCCTACGACATCCAGGAAGAACCCCTGAAAAAAATAAAAGCGCTGGGGGCCCAATTAGGGGAAAACCCGAAGGAGGTTGCCCAAAAGGCCAGCGTTTCCATTATTGCGGTTTTAAATTATGCTCAGGTGGAGCAAGTTGTCTTGGGAGAAAGGGGGCTATGCGAAGGGGTAAGTTCGGGTGATTTGGTCATAATTGCGAGCACCATCGCTCCCGCAGAGGTAAAAGCATTAGCCCGAACATTGGAGAAGCAAGGAGTAAAAGTGTTGGATGCCCCGATCAGCGGGGGAAAAGAAGGGGCAGAGGCGGGAACGCTGACCATCATGGTTGGTGGAGAAAAAGCAGAATTTGAGAGGTGTCGAAATATTTTTGAGGCCATGGGAAAGAATATATATTATTTAGGTGCCCTGGGATCGGGGTTGAGTTTAAAGCTGGTGAATAATTTATTGGTGGCGGTCAATGGGTTGGCCGTAGCGGAAGGCATGGTCTTAGGTATGAAAGCCGGCCTGGACCCGCAAATGATGTTGGATATTATCCCCAAAAGCGCCGGGGATAGCTGGATGTTCAGAAATCGGGCTTATAGAATGGTGGACCGGGACTTTACCTGCCGGGGGGAACTGGATATTCTTTTAAAGGATTTGACTTTTATTATGGATATGGGAAGATCATTGAAAATTCCTCTGGTATTGAGTGCCGTGGCCAAAGAAATTTTTCAAATGGCCAACTGCCTGGGGTATGGAAAAGAGGATGACGCCGCCATTGTTAAAGTGATAGAGAAAATAGCCGGGATGGAAGTGAAAAAGGCAATGGGCGATAGGTAATAGGCAAAAGGTAAATATTAAAACCCAAAATAACGGGTTTGGACAAGGGAGTTTGCCAAGTATAGGGGGAGTGGATAAGGGCAAAGATTTGTCTTGACAAAAATATTTAATATATGGAATATAATTGGCATGCGGAGCGGCTCGCATGCAGATTCAAGTGGCTATGTGAAAAGGAGCACGAAAAGGAACGAATGAGGGAGGTGATGCCCTTCAAAACATTAAAAATTTGGGGGTGGTGTTTCCTTTATTAACTTTTTATCGTAATTTTTCTAAAGGAGGTGGAGGCAATGAAAAAGGTATGGGCAGTTTTGGCAATTTTGATGTTCGTTTTAGTTTTTTCCAGCCCAGCGGGTGCGCAGCAGACATTCAAGTGGAAAGTTCAGAGTACCTGGACGGCTGGAGATTTCCACCAGGTGAACCCTAAGGGTTTAGTGGAAAAGATT is a window from the Deltaproteobacteria bacterium genome containing:
- a CDS encoding NAD(P)-dependent oxidoreductase, which translates into the protein MMKNHIGFIGLGNMGMGMAKNILQTGFPLVAYDIQEEPLKKIKALGAQLGENPKEVAQKASVSIIAVLNYAQVEQVVLGERGLCEGVSSGDLVIIASTIAPAEVKALARTLEKQGVKVLDAPISGGKEGAEAGTLTIMVGGEKAEFERCRNIFEAMGKNIYYLGALGSGLSLKLVNNLLVAVNGLAVAEGMVLGMKAGLDPQMMLDIIPKSAGDSWMFRNRAYRMVDRDFTCRGELDILLKDLTFIMDMGRSLKIPLVLSAVAKEIFQMANCLGYGKEDDAAIVKVIEKIAGMEVKKAMGDR
- a CDS encoding radical SAM protein, whose amino-acid sequence is MGYDPVERHRRIETLTVQKRIGGDLKKYYRFRHDRWYGGIITADCAGCGLTCKFCWVRSEALLEGREGGELLTPDEVTGKILKLLKEKKSPQVRISGGEPTIGREHLFKILKELKKMRVRFILETNGILIGEDEAYAQELALYPFVHVRVSLKGCTEEEFARLTGANPVGFQLQLAALKNLLKAGVSTHPAIMLSFSAKEAVDQLYHTIWKIDPRMHSEVEREEVILYPHVLEKLKRANLKYFSGHLPEK
- a CDS encoding ATP-dependent 6-phosphofructokinase; this translates as MAHVKRKKGVIAILTGGGDVPGLNPAIRAVTIRAIREGFQVIGIRNGWKGLVSMVRNKKVPADAHYQILSEEIVNKVGRTGGTFLHTSRTRPSHIPKEDVPENLVGKYHEEINDLTPEVLQNLDFLGIDYLIPIGGDDTLSYGVHLAKQGVKVIAIPKTMDNDVPGTDYCIGFSTSITRTIEMTHSLRTTAGSHERILVIEVFGRYAGFTALLPTMAGAANRCVIPEYKFNIDRLTELLVADRYTNPSHYSVVLVSEGAMFEGDEMIFEKDEKDMYGHKKLGGIGDVVSDRIKKLSSKYNKGRSINVINQRLGYLVRCGNPDAIDSIAPMAFGNLALNLVLSHSHGRLVSLRNGRYDNVPIDVVTSGKKVVDVDKYYNRERLRPYYESFEQKPLFIMTSDY
- a CDS encoding TPM domain-containing protein, translated to MFWKKHPKKFFTTAEQERIIEEIRQAEKQTSGEIRVHLVRRSGKDVLEKAKKVFNRLGLTQTKHRNGVLIYLATDHRKFAILGDEGIHRLVPENYWEDVKGEMQKYFREGKFCEGLCRGIREVGEKLKAYFPIEKDDSNELPDTISESE